The following are encoded in a window of Halosimplex halophilum genomic DNA:
- a CDS encoding metal-dependent hydrolase, which produces MDKRGHVLNAVFLAVGLGFILEPAGDVATFRTIAAVFVPLVLGALFPDVDTHFGKHRKTLHNLPILGIVAAYPIYFGNLHWVWLGVLTHYVLDALGTTRGIALFYPLWDEEFGAPIGVPVSSDYADAMMLAVTAFELVVAAGLVHVLPAYLPEGVTLPF; this is translated from the coding sequence ATGGACAAGCGCGGACACGTGTTGAACGCGGTCTTTCTCGCCGTGGGCCTGGGGTTCATCCTCGAACCCGCGGGCGACGTGGCGACGTTCCGGACCATCGCCGCGGTGTTCGTCCCGCTGGTGCTCGGGGCCCTGTTCCCCGACGTGGACACCCACTTCGGGAAACACCGCAAGACGCTGCACAACCTTCCGATCCTCGGGATCGTCGCCGCCTATCCGATCTACTTCGGGAACCTTCACTGGGTGTGGCTCGGCGTGCTCACCCACTACGTCCTCGACGCGCTCGGGACGACCCGCGGGATCGCCCTCTTCTACCCCCTCTGGGACGAGGAGTTCGGCGCCCCCATCGGCGTCCCCGTCAGCAGCGACTACGCCGACGCCATGATGCTCGCCGTCACCGCCTTCGAACTCGTCGTCGCCGCCGGCCTCGTCCACGTCCTCCCCGCCTACCTCCCCGAGGGCGTCACCCTCCCGTTCTGA
- a CDS encoding ABC transporter permease subunit, translating into MSTVTVAKKDFKAARRSKLLWAAAVVLGLIAAFVGYVSGGAPGPDAEQVRALFRVLTMLLAVLLPIVALVASYLAIAGEREGGGIKFLLSLPNTRRSVFVGKLLSRNGIVAGGVAFMYVAAVSTALARHGAFPAAVIFGTLLVTLVYGSTFVSIALAMSSAAASRSRAIAGAFGTYFVLVILYVFPVASVGDIARWLHTTLLGADANPDLYNAVQYTSPYLAYRKAVNLVMPTEMRQNVFRSSLPEDLRFEPAGANDALPVYLQDQFSLVVLAFWLVVPLLVGYLLFERADLE; encoded by the coding sequence ATGAGCACGGTCACGGTCGCGAAGAAGGACTTCAAGGCCGCGCGCCGGTCGAAACTGCTGTGGGCGGCGGCGGTCGTGCTGGGACTCATCGCGGCGTTCGTCGGCTACGTCTCGGGCGGCGCGCCCGGGCCGGACGCCGAGCAGGTGCGTGCGCTCTTTCGGGTGTTGACGATGCTGCTGGCCGTCCTCCTCCCCATCGTCGCGCTGGTGGCGAGCTACCTGGCCATCGCCGGCGAGCGCGAGGGCGGCGGGATCAAGTTCCTGCTCTCGTTGCCGAACACGCGCCGGAGCGTCTTCGTCGGGAAGCTGCTGAGCCGCAACGGCATCGTCGCCGGCGGCGTCGCGTTCATGTACGTCGCGGCGGTCAGCACGGCGCTGGCCCGTCACGGCGCGTTCCCGGCCGCGGTGATCTTCGGGACGCTACTGGTGACGCTCGTCTACGGGTCGACGTTCGTCAGCATCGCGCTGGCGATGTCGTCGGCCGCCGCGTCGCGGAGCCGCGCCATCGCGGGCGCGTTCGGGACGTACTTCGTGCTCGTCATCCTGTACGTCTTCCCGGTCGCGTCGGTCGGCGACATCGCCCGCTGGCTCCACACGACGCTGCTGGGCGCCGACGCCAACCCCGACCTGTACAACGCCGTCCAGTACACCAGCCCCTACCTGGCCTACCGCAAGGCCGTCAACCTCGTGATGCCGACGGAGATGCGCCAGAACGTCTTCCGGTCGAGCCTGCCGGAGGACCTGCGGTTCGAGCCGGCCGGGGCCAACGACGCGCTCCCGGTCTACCTGCAGGACCAGTTCTCGCTGGTCGTGCTCGCGTTCTGGCTGGTGGTACCGCTGCTGGTCGGCTATCTGCTGTTCGAGAGGGCTGATCTGGAATGA
- a CDS encoding DUF7565 family protein — MASWECAIDGDDEQFDRVEDLIVHQSTAHERIECKVCGTVLPDGYFAIRHAFDEHSRAEYVRAYDATAKEVRRRENVKENIEEEADIREVIDRLEGGNGAI; from the coding sequence ATGGCCTCCTGGGAGTGTGCGATCGACGGCGACGACGAGCAGTTCGACCGGGTCGAGGACCTGATCGTCCACCAGTCGACGGCACACGAGCGCATCGAGTGCAAGGTCTGCGGGACCGTCCTCCCGGACGGCTACTTCGCGATCCGCCACGCCTTCGACGAGCACAGCCGCGCCGAGTACGTCCGCGCCTACGACGCGACCGCCAAGGAGGTCCGGCGCCGCGAGAACGTCAAGGAGAACATCGAGGAGGAGGCCGACATCCGCGAGGTCATCGACCGCCTCGAAGGCGGCAACGGCGCTATCTGA
- a CDS encoding winged helix-turn-helix domain-containing protein: MSDDSRTLSPDEAFEVLGNETRVAILSALGGADEPVSFSALRDRVGMADSGRFNYHLDRLTGHFVRNREAGYELRRAGERVVEAVLSGAVTAAPVLERTEIDHPCHFCGAPVAVRFREERVEVFCTECPGTYSRTSSPDDSADAGKAAADGYLGYHPLPPAGVAGRDPAAVFRAAWTWGHLELFAAAAGVCPRCSAALDRRRRVCESHDADARDADARDADGGLCDACGRRYAVAVDLDCSNCIYEESGAAVVGLADSPALLAFLLDHGLNPLAPTDETLPALSAAYNDFEESVRSTDPFEARFTFAVDGDELALTVDDDLRVVDAERR; the protein is encoded by the coding sequence ATGTCCGACGACTCGCGGACGCTCTCGCCGGACGAGGCCTTCGAGGTCCTCGGGAACGAGACGCGGGTCGCCATCCTCAGCGCGCTGGGCGGCGCCGACGAACCGGTGTCGTTCTCGGCGCTGCGCGACCGCGTCGGGATGGCCGACTCCGGCCGGTTCAACTACCACCTCGACCGGCTGACCGGCCACTTCGTCCGCAACCGGGAGGCCGGGTACGAGCTCCGCAGAGCCGGCGAACGCGTCGTCGAGGCGGTCCTCTCGGGGGCGGTCACCGCGGCGCCGGTCCTCGAACGGACCGAGATCGACCACCCCTGTCACTTCTGCGGCGCGCCGGTCGCCGTCCGCTTCCGCGAGGAGCGCGTCGAGGTGTTCTGCACCGAGTGTCCGGGCACCTACAGCCGGACGAGTTCGCCCGATGACTCCGCTGACGCGGGCAAGGCGGCGGCCGACGGCTATCTCGGCTACCACCCGCTCCCGCCGGCCGGCGTCGCCGGGCGCGACCCGGCGGCGGTGTTCCGCGCGGCCTGGACCTGGGGCCACCTCGAACTGTTCGCCGCCGCCGCGGGCGTCTGTCCCCGCTGTTCGGCCGCGCTCGACCGTCGCCGCCGCGTCTGCGAGTCCCACGACGCCGACGCTCGTGATGCGGATGCTCGCGACGCCGACGGCGGCCTCTGTGACGCCTGCGGCCGCCGCTACGCCGTCGCCGTCGACCTGGACTGCTCGAACTGCATCTACGAGGAGAGCGGCGCGGCCGTCGTCGGGCTGGCGGACTCGCCCGCCCTCCTCGCCTTTCTCCTCGACCACGGCCTGAACCCGCTGGCCCCGACCGACGAGACGCTCCCCGCGCTGTCGGCCGCGTACAACGACTTCGAGGAGTCGGTCCGGTCGACCGACCCCTTCGAGGCGCGGTTCACCTTCGCCGTCGACGGCGACGAACTCGCGCTCACCGTCGACGACGACCTGCGGGTCGTCGACGCCGAGCGCCGGTGA
- a CDS encoding CinA family protein, giving the protein MREFADDPPVEERVGDLLGERAETVAVAETATGGLVGALLTSVPGASDYLDRVVVPYDYDALRTVLAVPRETLDEHGAVSEPVTRALARAARDTADATWGVATAGVAGPGGGTEEKPVGTGFVGVAHAAPWESGDSTASVSRYAFDGDRGAVRERLARRALRDLETAVSSHD; this is encoded by the coding sequence ATGCGCGAGTTCGCCGACGACCCGCCGGTCGAGGAGCGGGTCGGCGACCTGCTGGGGGAGCGCGCCGAAACCGTCGCCGTCGCCGAGACCGCGACCGGGGGACTCGTCGGGGCGCTGCTGACGAGCGTCCCCGGCGCGAGCGACTACCTCGACCGCGTCGTCGTCCCCTACGACTACGACGCGCTCCGGACCGTCCTGGCGGTCCCCCGCGAGACGCTCGACGAACACGGCGCCGTCAGCGAGCCGGTCACCCGCGCCCTCGCCCGCGCGGCCCGCGACACCGCCGACGCGACCTGGGGGGTCGCCACCGCCGGCGTCGCCGGCCCCGGCGGCGGCACCGAGGAGAAACCGGTCGGCACCGGCTTCGTCGGCGTCGCCCACGCCGCCCCCTGGGAGTCGGGGGACTCGACCGCCAGCGTCTCCCGCTACGCGTTCGACGGCGACCGCGGCGCCGTCCGCGAGCGGCTCGCCCGCCGCGCGCTCCGGGACCTGGAGACCGCGGTCAGCTCGCACGACTGA